The Siphonobacter curvatus genome includes a window with the following:
- a CDS encoding NADP-dependent oxidoreductase, with the protein MKAIVMEPLAGRNQLQLRDLPRPAIRSGEVLVQVKALSINPVDHKTLQGKGQYENIKNDPPLVLGWDIAGVVVESAATAFKAGDEVFGMINFPGHGKAYAAYVAAPAQHLALKPTSVSFEIAAGTALSALTAYQAIRKAAVRAGERVFVQGAAGEVGFFAVQMAKALGAYVVGTAKAEDEALLKARGLDEWINYQTTDFEQVTQDIDFALDTLGAEAAVKALHILKPTGRLITIPSGKGEAWKAEAEVRGLQADFLFVHSSGEDMQVLADYLAKGLIQPRIAHMFTFDEIIQVHEQMEAGTLSGKIVVRLES; encoded by the coding sequence ATGAAAGCCATCGTCATGGAACCCCTTGCCGGGCGTAATCAATTACAGCTCCGGGACTTACCCCGCCCCGCTATCCGGTCCGGCGAGGTACTGGTACAAGTCAAGGCTCTATCCATCAATCCGGTAGATCACAAAACCTTACAGGGGAAAGGACAGTACGAAAACATTAAAAACGACCCGCCTCTGGTTTTAGGTTGGGACATCGCTGGCGTAGTCGTTGAAAGTGCCGCGACCGCCTTTAAAGCGGGGGACGAGGTATTCGGAATGATCAACTTCCCTGGTCATGGCAAAGCTTATGCCGCGTACGTAGCCGCTCCTGCCCAACATTTAGCCCTGAAACCCACCTCCGTTTCCTTCGAAATCGCTGCGGGTACGGCTCTTTCCGCTCTAACGGCGTATCAGGCGATTCGGAAAGCGGCTGTACGGGCGGGCGAGCGGGTGTTTGTGCAGGGGGCCGCCGGAGAGGTTGGTTTTTTCGCCGTACAAATGGCCAAGGCTTTGGGGGCTTACGTCGTCGGAACGGCGAAGGCAGAAGACGAAGCTCTACTGAAGGCCCGGGGACTCGATGAATGGATCAATTACCAGACCACCGATTTCGAACAGGTCACGCAGGATATTGACTTTGCTCTGGACACACTCGGGGCCGAAGCTGCCGTGAAAGCCCTGCATATTCTGAAACCAACGGGTCGGCTTATCACCATTCCGAGTGGAAAGGGGGAGGCGTGGAAAGCGGAGGCCGAAGTACGGGGCTTACAGGCGGATTTCCTGTTTGTCCATTCCAGCGGCGAAGACATGCAGGTACTCGCCGATTATCTAGCCAAAGGCCTGATTCAGCCCCGGATCGCTCATATGTTTACCTTCGATGAAATCATCCAGGTACATGAACAAATGGAAGCCGGTACGCTCAGTGGCAAGATTGTCGTACGGTTGGAGTCATAA
- a CDS encoding helix-turn-helix domain-containing protein, whose product MMQKERLHEPFTIVHKTLDECPKGGHQHLFFELVYILSGTGVQCINQNKFSYRPGHMFLITPEDCHSFAIETTTEFFFLRFTDIYLHTNTFQTDDIQRLEFILQNANHQPGCILRNQPDKLLVQPLVEAIIREYAQWDRYNKELIRQLVNTLLVIVTRNIARYLPQQVQAHTDERALNILHYIQNHIHEPEKIRAEAVSQYFGLSETYLGRYFKKHTQETMQQYITNYRTKLIEARLQHSDLRINEIAYELGFTDESHLNKFFKKQRGISPTVFRRQQKSALA is encoded by the coding sequence ATGATGCAGAAAGAACGTTTGCACGAGCCTTTTACGATTGTTCACAAAACCCTCGATGAATGTCCTAAAGGCGGGCATCAGCACTTGTTTTTTGAGCTGGTTTATATTTTGTCGGGTACTGGCGTTCAGTGTATTAATCAGAATAAGTTTTCGTACCGCCCGGGGCATATGTTTCTGATTACGCCAGAAGACTGCCATTCGTTTGCAATCGAAACGACGACGGAATTCTTTTTCCTGCGGTTCACCGACATTTACCTGCACACCAATACCTTTCAGACCGACGACATTCAGCGACTGGAATTTATTCTGCAAAATGCCAACCATCAGCCGGGCTGTATTCTTCGTAACCAGCCCGACAAATTGCTGGTACAACCGCTTGTGGAGGCCATTATCCGCGAGTATGCCCAGTGGGACCGGTACAACAAGGAACTTATTCGTCAATTGGTGAATACGCTGCTTGTCATTGTTACCCGAAATATTGCCCGCTACTTACCTCAACAGGTGCAGGCCCATACTGACGAGCGGGCTCTGAACATTCTGCATTACATCCAAAACCATATTCACGAACCCGAAAAAATCCGGGCGGAAGCCGTCAGCCAGTACTTTGGCCTGTCGGAAACGTACCTTGGCCGCTATTTCAAAAAGCATACCCAGGAAACCATGCAGCAATACATTACGAACTACCGGACGAAGCTAATCGAAGCCCGGTTGCAACATAGTGACCTGCGAATCAATGAAATTGCCTACGAGTTGGGTTTTACGGATGAAAGTCACCTCAACAAATTCTTTAAAAAACAGCGAGGAATCAGTCCCACCGTATTCCGCCGCCAGCAGAAATCCGCACTAGCGTAA
- a CDS encoding pirin family protein, with translation MLDLIIDARPATLGNNFTIRRILPYRLRRMIGPFIFMDHAGPVQFTAEQLPSMDVLPHPHIGLSTVSYLFNGLVTHRDSLGVEQVIRPGEVNWMTAGRGIAHSERFEDPATLAGGSLEMLQTWVALPEADEETDPAFTNYQPDQLPVFTDKGVWMRLIAGEAFGVKNDVKTHSPLFYVHVVLQAGTRFGIPLGYSERGAYVAKGSVEVNGHRYGVGQLLVFTPGIDPVLVAVENSTIMLLGGEHLGDRYIWWNFVSSSKERIEQAKADWQAGRIPLPPTDHTEFVPLPEDRSKPAGSPPPQALS, from the coding sequence ATGTTAGACCTCATCATTGATGCCCGACCCGCAACCCTGGGTAATAACTTTACGATTCGCCGGATTCTGCCTTATCGGCTTCGACGCATGATCGGCCCTTTCATTTTTATGGATCACGCTGGTCCGGTACAGTTTACCGCCGAGCAGTTGCCGAGTATGGACGTTTTGCCGCACCCGCACATTGGTTTATCGACGGTCAGCTACTTGTTCAATGGTTTGGTTACCCATCGCGACAGTTTGGGCGTCGAACAGGTGATTCGTCCCGGCGAAGTGAACTGGATGACCGCCGGTCGCGGCATTGCCCATTCCGAGCGTTTCGAAGATCCAGCAACGCTGGCCGGGGGATCGCTGGAGATGCTACAGACTTGGGTCGCCTTGCCCGAAGCCGACGAAGAAACGGACCCGGCTTTTACCAATTACCAGCCTGATCAATTGCCGGTTTTTACCGATAAAGGCGTCTGGATGCGACTCATCGCCGGAGAGGCCTTTGGGGTTAAAAATGATGTCAAAACCCATTCGCCGCTGTTTTACGTGCACGTGGTTTTACAGGCCGGAACCCGCTTTGGCATTCCCCTGGGCTATTCCGAACGGGGAGCCTACGTAGCCAAAGGCAGCGTGGAAGTCAATGGCCACCGCTACGGCGTGGGGCAGTTGCTGGTTTTTACACCAGGGATTGATCCAGTCTTGGTGGCGGTTGAAAACAGTACGATCATGTTACTGGGCGGTGAACACTTGGGCGATCGTTACATCTGGTGGAACTTCGTTTCTTCCAGTAAAGAACGGATTGAACAAGCCAAGGCCGACTGGCAGGCGGGCCGTATTCCGCTACCGCCGACCGACCATACGGAGTTTGTTCCCTTACCCGAAGACCGATCCAAACCGGCGGGTTCCCCTCCGCCCCAGGCTTTGTCGTAA
- a CDS encoding NADP-dependent oxidoreductase → MKAIVINEFGGVDQFVYTDVPVPTVQENEVLIQVKAISINPVDAKTRAGKGMAGRLKSVHPLILGWDVSGIITEIGSNVTAFKVGDEVFGMVNFPGHGQAYAEYVAAPADQLALKPANVSHEEAAAATLAALTAYQAMVHKAPVQPGQRVLIHAAAGGVGHFAVQMAKHFGAYVIGTASASNQAFVQSLGADEFIDYTAQPFDEVVAEVDLVLDFVGALPVLERSLKVLKPGATLISIPTGLPEAITQQAAALGINAFFFLVQSDGADMQQIAALVAEEMVRTHLFKIYTFEQMGEAHLQQETGRTVGKIVVTVA, encoded by the coding sequence ATGAAAGCCATTGTAATTAATGAATTTGGAGGCGTCGATCAATTTGTTTACACCGATGTGCCCGTACCCACCGTACAGGAAAATGAAGTATTGATTCAGGTAAAAGCCATCAGTATCAACCCCGTTGATGCAAAGACGCGGGCGGGAAAAGGCATGGCCGGGCGATTAAAATCCGTGCATCCACTGATTCTAGGCTGGGATGTTTCCGGGATTATCACTGAAATTGGTTCCAACGTAACGGCGTTCAAGGTTGGCGATGAAGTATTTGGCATGGTCAATTTTCCCGGTCATGGTCAGGCCTATGCGGAATACGTCGCCGCTCCCGCTGACCAGTTAGCTTTGAAGCCGGCTAATGTTAGTCACGAAGAAGCCGCTGCCGCTACCCTGGCTGCTCTGACGGCCTATCAGGCCATGGTGCATAAAGCTCCGGTTCAGCCGGGTCAACGCGTTTTAATTCACGCTGCTGCGGGCGGGGTGGGTCATTTTGCCGTACAAATGGCGAAACATTTCGGAGCGTACGTCATCGGTACGGCTTCAGCATCGAATCAGGCGTTTGTACAAAGTCTGGGAGCTGATGAATTCATTGATTATACGGCTCAGCCCTTCGATGAAGTCGTGGCGGAGGTGGATCTGGTACTGGATTTCGTGGGAGCCCTGCCCGTACTGGAACGTTCACTCAAGGTACTTAAACCGGGAGCTACGCTCATCAGTATTCCTACGGGATTGCCCGAAGCCATTACACAGCAGGCCGCGGCTCTGGGAATCAATGCCTTTTTCTTTCTGGTACAATCTGATGGAGCCGATATGCAGCAAATTGCCGCTTTAGTAGCGGAGGAAATGGTACGAACCCATCTCTTTAAAATCTATACCTTTGAGCAGATGGGTGAGGCTCATCTCCAACAGGAAACGGGTAGAACCGTAGGCAAGATCGTCGTTACTGTTGCGTAG
- a CDS encoding YhdH/YhfP family quinone oxidoreductase: METTFECLLVTQETDGSFQTTLARKRIDELPAGEVLIRVRYSSLNYKDALSASGNRGVTRQYPHTPGIDAAGVIEASSHGDWQVGDEVIVTGFDLGMNTSGGLSQYIRVPAQWLVRRPESLSLKESMSYGTAGFTAGLSVAALLRSGIRPEQGPVVVTGATGGVGSIAVAILERLGYPVTAVSSKAEAHAFLTRLGASEIIPRTELEDTSGKALLKPRFAGAIDTVGGSVLATLVKSVQYGGVVTCCGMVNGGELPLTVFPFILRGVQLLGIDSVEYPIESRSEIWKHLSGDWKPADLPSLTREITLAEVPAVLETILKGHMQGRALVRID; this comes from the coding sequence ATGGAAACCACCTTTGAATGTCTGCTTGTAACGCAAGAAACCGACGGTTCTTTTCAAACTACTTTAGCTCGAAAAAGGATTGACGAACTCCCGGCGGGAGAAGTCCTGATTCGGGTTCGTTACTCCTCGCTGAATTATAAAGACGCTCTTTCTGCCTCGGGTAATCGGGGCGTGACTCGCCAATACCCCCATACGCCGGGCATCGACGCAGCAGGGGTTATTGAAGCTTCCAGTCACGGCGACTGGCAGGTAGGCGATGAGGTAATCGTTACCGGTTTTGATCTGGGCATGAATACCAGCGGTGGCCTTTCCCAATACATTCGGGTGCCCGCTCAATGGCTGGTTCGTCGGCCCGAGTCCTTAAGCCTCAAAGAAAGTATGAGTTACGGTACGGCGGGTTTTACGGCCGGGTTGAGCGTAGCGGCCTTACTCCGGTCCGGAATTCGTCCCGAGCAGGGGCCTGTAGTCGTTACCGGAGCGACGGGCGGCGTAGGTTCTATTGCCGTAGCCATTTTGGAACGTTTGGGGTATCCTGTTACCGCCGTTAGTAGCAAAGCCGAAGCCCATGCGTTCCTTACCCGTCTGGGGGCCAGCGAAATTATTCCCCGTACGGAGCTGGAAGATACCTCAGGGAAAGCCCTATTGAAACCGCGTTTTGCCGGTGCCATAGATACCGTGGGTGGTTCGGTATTAGCTACTCTTGTTAAAAGTGTGCAGTACGGCGGGGTGGTTACCTGTTGTGGCATGGTGAATGGGGGCGAATTGCCCTTGACGGTCTTCCCGTTCATCCTACGCGGCGTACAGCTCCTTGGAATCGATTCGGTTGAATACCCCATTGAATCCCGATCGGAAATCTGGAAGCACCTGAGTGGCGATTGGAAACCTGCGGATTTACCGAGCTTAACGCGAGAAATCACCTTGGCCGAAGTTCCCGCCGTCCT
- a CDS encoding FecR domain-containing protein has translation MKIDSKMDDLLVKYMLHETSIPERTQVEAWLRESDRHQQYYAQFRTIWQQSQPSAEPLVLDEEIAWEHFQQRIQKPSIRSIPRFRGWIRAAVVLLMLGIGWQTYLWLTPTELLSVQSGNQPQSIILPDGSNVTLNRHSSLRYDKTFRSRRVHLTGEAFFSVQRDPSRPFTVEVNTMSVGVLGTSFNVKQTDTQTEIVVKTGHVQVRRQPYRIDLRPQEKAIVPTDERKPEKLKIHDDLDTYYHTKTFVCRQTPLRTLVQTLNEAYGVQIRIARPELEALPITTTLPQLPLERVLEIIAHTLQLKIDQQGDQFLLK, from the coding sequence ATGAAAATCGATTCAAAAATGGACGATTTACTGGTGAAGTACATGCTGCATGAAACCAGTATACCCGAACGAACGCAGGTAGAAGCCTGGCTACGGGAAAGCGATCGTCACCAGCAGTACTACGCCCAGTTCCGCACCATTTGGCAACAAAGCCAGCCTTCGGCTGAACCACTCGTACTAGATGAAGAGATCGCCTGGGAACACTTTCAACAGCGAATTCAAAAACCATCTATTCGCTCCATCCCCCGTTTTCGAGGCTGGATACGGGCGGCAGTTGTCTTACTGATGCTGGGTATCGGCTGGCAAACATACCTGTGGCTGACGCCGACCGAACTGCTCAGCGTTCAATCCGGCAATCAACCCCAATCGATTATCCTACCCGACGGCTCCAACGTGACACTGAATCGGCACTCGTCGCTGCGTTATGACAAAACCTTTCGTAGCCGCCGGGTACACTTGACGGGAGAAGCCTTCTTTTCGGTGCAACGTGATCCATCCCGCCCCTTTACCGTTGAGGTCAATACCATGTCGGTAGGCGTGCTAGGCACTTCCTTTAATGTAAAGCAAACCGATACACAAACGGAAATAGTGGTAAAAACCGGTCACGTGCAAGTCCGTCGTCAACCGTACCGGATCGACTTACGCCCGCAGGAAAAAGCGATTGTCCCCACTGACGAACGCAAACCGGAAAAACTTAAAATCCACGACGATCTCGACACGTATTACCACACGAAAACCTTTGTTTGCAGGCAGACGCCCCTCCGTACGCTCGTCCAGACTCTCAATGAAGCCTACGGTGTTCAGATACGCATCGCCCGGCCGGAATTGGAAGCTTTACCCATTACTACCACCTTGCCGCAACTGCCGCTGGAACGCGTGCTGGAGATCATTGCTCATACCCTTCAGTTAAAAATTGACCAGCAGGGAGATCAATTCCTGCTGAAATAG
- a CDS encoding RNA polymerase sigma-70 factor, which translates to MQVVSFEQEFEQLFKTHVKKLHAYAYTLVKDDVMAEEMVQSVFCRLWEKKLLIRESTTGYLYRAVYHESLNYLKHVKVEQSYLQYAQRELKDRPQQPTHTLELVELEERLNQALRDLPEKCRTVFHLCRVEELKYQQIADLLEIPVKTVENQMGKALRFLRQQLADYLPLLGLLVWLPQSPLFV; encoded by the coding sequence ATGCAAGTAGTCTCGTTTGAGCAGGAATTTGAGCAGCTTTTTAAGACCCACGTGAAGAAACTTCACGCCTACGCCTACACACTGGTGAAAGACGACGTGATGGCGGAAGAAATGGTACAGAGTGTCTTCTGCCGCTTGTGGGAGAAAAAGCTGCTAATTCGGGAATCTACTACGGGTTATCTCTACCGGGCGGTTTATCACGAAAGTCTAAACTACCTCAAACACGTCAAGGTCGAGCAATCGTACCTGCAATATGCCCAGCGGGAGCTGAAAGACCGACCCCAACAACCTACTCACACGCTCGAACTCGTGGAGTTGGAAGAACGCCTTAATCAGGCCTTGCGGGACTTGCCCGAGAAATGTCGGACCGTTTTTCACCTGTGCCGAGTAGAGGAGCTGAAGTACCAGCAGATTGCCGACCTGTTGGAAATCCCCGTCAAAACGGTTGAAAACCAAATGGGCAAAGCCCTACGCTTTTTACGTCAGCAACTGGCTGACTACCTACCCCTGCTGGGACTACTTGTCTGGTTACCCCAATCCCCTTTGTTTGTATGA
- a CDS encoding DUF7133 domain-containing protein — protein MLKITLPLITASLLLFWNTSRTNRPQSLPSQRVLIDSLPNGTSWPGELRVTPFTGPELTPSPACLALAPSGEVFVGVDKMGSLGKKAGQGSIVRLVDSNHDGKLDSHTIFAKVDNPRGILTIGDQVFVLHTVFSKEKGVATGMDLVVFDDKNHDGVADGPSRPLIEHISNPNFLQSRGTDHATNGIRQGIDGWIYISVGDFGFHDAIDRSGKKLTMLGGGIVRVRPDGTEMEVYAHGTRNVYDVAIDPYMNIFTRENTNDGGGWNVRFSHLLQTGEYGYPTLFMHFTDEIIPALVDVGGGSGTGSLFMDDDTWPEKYNRVPMMADWGRNQLYLHRVTSDQASFTQKEEEFIRLPQITDIDVDASGQAYLSAWDGAGYSGNPGKGFVVRAVPKSWTYKPFMDVKKASVEQLVGALKLGSSVARLAAQQELLTRPAASVAPASWALVTDASQPLHSRVAALFTYAQSAGSQGISNLVKLTEDTTLREFALKALADRKAWAQQVPLEPFLKALNDPSARVQTAAIIGLGRLGKPEAATALLRVKVPASFVAPVGNAEGPHATPNSAIVPAHLAARALVSLNAVDACVKALGTDQSTLALWALRSMHDPKAVDGIMAAYDKTNDAALKKQMLVTLARLYQKEADYDGSWWWSTRPDTHGPYYKAVAWESSPKVKDFLMKQWQQSGDKAFYADLNSRHRMNIAEWGGQETTVAKEEVKVDLEKIKNKKGQVGESSIEDVMLALEKLKGNATLGKTLFTQQGCIACHSLSRNEPMKGPFMGQIGSIMSRDQIAESILKPNASISQGFATVMITAKGKKSYMGFVTEESASRVVLRDIAGQVYTIKASDIISRKEMENSMMPAGLANALSYEEFASLVTFLSEQKK, from the coding sequence ATGCTTAAGATTACTCTTCCGCTGATTACAGCTTCCTTATTATTATTCTGGAATACCTCCCGCACGAATCGCCCGCAGTCGCTTCCCTCGCAGCGGGTGCTCATCGATTCTTTGCCCAATGGAACTAGTTGGCCCGGGGAATTACGGGTGACTCCTTTTACCGGACCGGAGCTGACGCCAAGCCCCGCCTGTCTGGCCTTAGCACCTTCGGGAGAAGTATTTGTAGGGGTGGATAAGATGGGTTCGCTGGGTAAGAAGGCGGGGCAGGGCAGTATTGTCCGCCTCGTTGACAGCAATCACGATGGCAAGCTCGACTCGCATACCATTTTTGCAAAAGTCGATAACCCACGGGGTATTTTGACCATTGGCGATCAGGTATTCGTACTTCATACGGTTTTCTCGAAGGAAAAGGGCGTGGCTACGGGGATGGACCTGGTCGTGTTCGACGATAAAAACCACGATGGCGTAGCGGACGGACCTTCCCGCCCGCTGATTGAACACATCAGTAATCCGAATTTCCTGCAAAGCCGGGGAACGGATCACGCGACCAACGGCATCCGTCAGGGAATTGATGGCTGGATTTATATCTCTGTAGGTGATTTTGGTTTCCATGACGCAATAGACCGATCGGGTAAAAAGCTGACCATGCTCGGCGGTGGAATCGTACGAGTACGGCCCGACGGTACCGAAATGGAAGTGTATGCCCACGGTACGCGAAATGTGTACGACGTCGCTATTGACCCGTACATGAACATTTTCACGCGGGAAAACACCAACGACGGCGGCGGCTGGAACGTCCGCTTCAGCCATTTACTCCAAACGGGCGAGTACGGCTATCCAACGCTGTTCATGCATTTCACCGATGAAATCATTCCCGCTCTGGTTGACGTGGGCGGTGGTTCGGGTACGGGCTCCTTGTTTATGGACGATGATACCTGGCCGGAGAAATACAACCGCGTGCCGATGATGGCCGACTGGGGTCGTAACCAGCTGTACCTGCACCGCGTGACATCCGATCAGGCCAGTTTTACGCAAAAAGAGGAGGAGTTTATCAGACTTCCGCAGATTACGGATATTGACGTAGACGCGTCCGGACAGGCCTATCTGTCTGCCTGGGATGGTGCCGGTTATTCGGGTAACCCCGGTAAGGGATTTGTGGTGCGGGCGGTTCCGAAAAGCTGGACTTACAAGCCGTTTATGGATGTCAAGAAAGCCAGTGTTGAACAGCTAGTCGGAGCATTGAAGCTGGGTAGTAGCGTAGCTCGTCTGGCTGCTCAGCAGGAATTGCTTACGCGTCCGGCTGCCAGCGTAGCTCCGGCCTCGTGGGCTTTGGTGACGGATGCATCTCAGCCTCTGCACAGTCGGGTAGCCGCTTTGTTCACTTACGCTCAGTCGGCGGGGAGTCAGGGCATCAGCAATCTGGTTAAGCTGACCGAGGATACCACCCTGCGGGAGTTCGCTCTCAAAGCTCTGGCCGATCGCAAAGCCTGGGCTCAACAAGTGCCACTTGAACCTTTCTTGAAAGCTCTGAACGATCCTTCAGCCCGCGTACAAACAGCGGCCATCATTGGTCTGGGCCGTCTGGGAAAACCGGAGGCTGCTACGGCTCTCTTGCGGGTGAAAGTACCGGCATCCTTCGTAGCTCCTGTAGGCAATGCCGAAGGACCTCACGCGACGCCTAACTCGGCGATCGTACCCGCCCACCTGGCCGCTCGGGCACTCGTGAGCCTGAATGCCGTTGACGCCTGCGTAAAAGCACTGGGTACTGATCAATCTACCCTCGCTTTATGGGCCTTACGTTCCATGCACGATCCTAAGGCAGTAGACGGTATCATGGCTGCCTATGACAAAACCAATGATGCTGCCTTGAAAAAGCAGATGCTGGTAACGCTGGCCCGCTTGTATCAGAAAGAAGCCGATTACGATGGAAGCTGGTGGTGGAGTACGCGACCCGACACGCACGGTCCATACTACAAAGCGGTTGCCTGGGAATCATCGCCGAAGGTGAAGGATTTTCTGATGAAACAGTGGCAGCAGTCCGGCGATAAAGCCTTCTACGCGGATCTCAACAGCCGTCATCGCATGAACATCGCCGAATGGGGTGGACAGGAGACTACGGTGGCGAAAGAAGAGGTCAAAGTGGACCTGGAGAAAATCAAGAATAAAAAAGGTCAGGTAGGCGAGTCGTCCATCGAGGATGTCATGCTGGCTTTGGAAAAATTAAAAGGAAATGCTACGCTGGGTAAAACCCTGTTTACGCAGCAGGGCTGCATTGCCTGCCACAGCCTGAGCCGCAATGAACCCATGAAAGGGCCCTTTATGGGACAAATTGGTTCGATCATGAGCCGGGATCAGATTGCAGAATCCATTTTGAAACCCAACGCCTCTATTTCTCAGGGTTTTGCAACGGTTATGATTACCGCAAAAGGTAAGAAAAGCTACATGGGCTTTGTAACGGAAGAATCCGCCAGCCGGGTGGTGCTCCGCGACATTGCCGGGCAGGTATACACCATCAAAGCTTCGGATATTATCAGCCGGAAAGAAATGGAAAACTCGATGATGCCTGCGGGGCTGGCCAATGCCCTTTCCTACGAAGAATTTGCTTCTCTAGTAACCTTCTTATCCGAACAGAAAAAGTAA
- a CDS encoding SGNH/GDSL hydrolase family protein — protein sequence MRSIHARLFSKRFLVLMLISLLCHIDLKAQPFPKKVHRIVFLGNSITYDGRYVTDVAAYLRVKYPRQNYEIINVGLPSETVSGLSEPNHADGKFPRPDLHERLTRVLQQTKPDLVIACYGMNDGIYLPWDESRFAAFRTGMQWLHDQVVKAGATIIHVTPPVYDESRGQAQGYAAVLDRYAEWLLSQRDAQQWRVLDIHFPMKNYLETQRQQNATFYLAEDGIHPQAQGHWLMAQQLLVGLGEDQAATATDARASVAFHPKGAQLLELEAEKQAVLKDAWLTSTGHQRPGMKKGLPLAEALQKAAALTKQQKALLR from the coding sequence ATGCGTTCTATTCACGCTCGTTTATTCAGTAAGCGTTTCCTGGTGTTGATGCTGATCAGCTTGTTATGTCACATAGATCTAAAAGCTCAACCCTTTCCTAAAAAGGTACATCGAATTGTCTTCCTGGGTAACAGTATTACTTACGATGGCCGTTATGTGACCGATGTAGCGGCATATTTACGCGTGAAGTACCCCCGTCAGAACTACGAAATCATCAATGTGGGTTTACCCAGTGAAACGGTATCCGGTCTATCCGAGCCCAACCACGCCGATGGTAAATTTCCCCGGCCCGATCTACACGAACGGCTGACTCGGGTTTTGCAGCAAACCAAACCTGATTTGGTAATTGCCTGTTACGGCATGAACGATGGGATCTACCTTCCTTGGGATGAAAGCCGGTTTGCCGCCTTCCGTACAGGAATGCAGTGGTTGCATGATCAGGTCGTGAAGGCGGGTGCCACCATCATCCACGTCACCCCGCCCGTATACGATGAGAGTCGGGGACAGGCTCAGGGCTACGCCGCTGTGCTGGATCGCTACGCTGAATGGCTACTTTCGCAACGAGATGCTCAGCAGTGGCGGGTACTGGACATTCACTTTCCCATGAAAAACTATCTGGAAACCCAGCGGCAACAGAACGCCACTTTTTACCTGGCCGAAGATGGTATTCACCCGCAGGCACAGGGCCACTGGCTCATGGCTCAGCAACTCTTGGTAGGGCTGGGGGAAGATCAGGCAGCTACCGCGACGGATGCCCGAGCGAGCGTAGCTTTTCACCCCAAAGGTGCCCAACTGCTGGAACTAGAAGCGGAAAAGCAGGCCGTACTGAAAGACGCCTGGTTGACGTCTACGGGTCATCAGCGTCCGGGCATGAAAAAAGGACTACCGCTGGCGGAGGCTCTACAGAAAGCCGCCGCTTTGACAAAGCAGCAAAAAGCTTTATTACGCTAG